One part of the Sorangiineae bacterium MSr11954 genome encodes these proteins:
- a CDS encoding glycoside hydrolase family 43 protein, which yields MKCISTFFAGLAVAASTVVACSAAEPSPADGTDDGAAITQRAPTFRNPVRGGVADPWMFQRDGYYYLTYTAVDRIILVRAKSVTGLASAQAVTVWQDSTPGRGKNIWAPEFHFLNGRWYVYYTADGEGAVHQMFVLESQGSDPMGPYSFKSRLATQNDFSIDGTVLKMPNQKLYFVWSGHLRGPQSLFIASMSNPWTLDSAPVLLSSPTAGWERHGNGREHPVNEGPEALYSGNRTFLVFSASGCETPDYALGMLEYKGGNVLDPRSWSKTPWPVFARSDANWVFGPGHNSFFTSPDGKELWNAYHAVTSSDGRPYGSCGGDRTLRIDKMNFDANGSPIFGVASATWTDLKLPSGDRGR from the coding sequence ATGAAATGCATCTCGACATTCTTCGCGGGTCTCGCCGTCGCGGCGTCGACCGTGGTGGCGTGCAGCGCAGCCGAACCCTCGCCGGCGGACGGCACCGACGATGGTGCGGCGATCACGCAACGGGCGCCGACCTTCCGCAACCCCGTTCGAGGCGGCGTCGCCGATCCGTGGATGTTCCAGCGCGATGGCTACTACTACCTGACGTATACCGCCGTGGATCGCATCATCCTCGTTCGGGCGAAGTCGGTGACCGGCCTGGCGAGCGCGCAAGCCGTGACGGTCTGGCAAGACTCCACGCCTGGCCGCGGCAAGAACATCTGGGCGCCGGAATTTCATTTCTTGAATGGCCGCTGGTACGTTTATTACACGGCGGACGGGGAGGGGGCGGTCCATCAGATGTTCGTCCTGGAGAGCCAGGGCTCGGACCCGATGGGGCCATATTCGTTCAAGTCCCGCCTCGCGACGCAAAACGACTTCTCCATCGACGGGACCGTTCTGAAGATGCCCAACCAAAAGCTGTATTTCGTTTGGTCGGGGCACCTGAGGGGCCCGCAAAGCCTCTTCATCGCCTCGATGAGCAATCCGTGGACGCTCGACAGCGCCCCCGTGCTCCTGTCCAGCCCCACGGCGGGTTGGGAACGCCATGGCAACGGCCGCGAGCACCCGGTCAACGAAGGCCCCGAGGCCCTCTATTCAGGAAATCGGACCTTCCTGGTGTTCTCCGCCAGCGGCTGCGAAACACCGGATTACGCGTTGGGCATGCTGGAATACAAAGGCGGCAACGTGCTCGATCCTCGATCGTGGAGCAAAACCCCGTGGCCGGTCTTCGCGCGGTCCGATGCGAATTGGGTCTTCGGGCCCGGGCACAATAGCTTCTTCACGTCGCCGGACGGCAAAGAGCTTTGGAACGCCTACCATGCCGTGACCAGCTCCGATGGAAGGCCGTACGGGAGCTGCGGCGGGGATCGCACGCTCCGCATCGACAAGATGAACTTCGACGCGAACGGCAGCCCCATCTTCGGCGTGGCCTCCGCCACGTGGACGGACCTCAAGCTCCCCTCCGGCGACCGCGGTAGGTAA